The genomic segment CACACAGACAACGATCCTCAAGCTCACGCCGGCTCTCCTACTTGCATCGTCATTTCCGGGCTGCCTTGTTGCACGCAGCATAGGCGCCTGATGGGGCGGTTTCCGGTCGGGGCGACCGGCGCACCGGGCGAAATATTACTCGCCAGTACAACCATTGCCTTCCCCGTCGGCAAGCGCTTCGAACTGTGACCTTCCCAACGCGGTTCTCCCCACACCGACCGGGAACCCTCAGTCGCGCAGAGCGTTGAAGCGCCCCTGGTGGTAGAGGAGCGGCCGTCCTCCCCCGGAGGGGTCGCCGATCACCGCGCGCGCGATGACGATCCGGTGGTCGCCCGCCGGTACCCGTGCCACCACCTGGCACACCAGCCAGGCCGGGACGCCTGCCAGCACCGGCACCCCGTGCGGTCCCTCGTGCCAGTCGGTGGACGGGCCGAACCGGTCGGCGCCGCTGCGCGCGAAGGTGGTGGCCAGCTCCCGCTGGTGTTCGCCGAGTATGTGGACACCGACGTGCTCGGCCTCCGCCAGGACCGGCCAGCTGGAGGACGAGACACCCACACCGAACGAGATGAGCGGCGGATCGGCGGCGACGGAGTTGAGCGAGGTCGCGGTGAAGCCGACCGGGTGGTCACCGGCCGCCGTGATCACCGCGACGCCCGCGGCGTGCTGTCGGAAGACGGAACGGAGGAGGTCGGGTGAGGCCGTCCGGGCGCCGAGGTCGGGCGAAGCCGTCATGGAACTGTCCTTCTGTGAGGGGTGTCTACGGGGCCTTGGTCGTTCGGGGACCCGGACAGCGCGCGCTCGCGTTTCGGGCGAGGTCCACATGGACGCGCCCGTACAGAAGGGGTTCTGACGGCATGGCGTCAGGCTGACGAGGCGAGGACCGCGCGGTCAAGAGCGTTCCACAAGGTGGGAGATGTGTCACGGTCCGTCACATCACCCTTCCCAGAGCCGCCACGACGTCGGCCGTGCGCGGCTGCCCGGCCGCGCGGCGCACGATCAGGCCGGTGGCGTCGAGCACCAGGACGGTCGGGGTGCCGCTGATCCCCAGCTTCCGTACGAGAGTGAGATGCGCCTCGGCGTCGATCTCGACATGGGCGACCCCGTCCACCATCCCCGCCACCTCCGTGAGGGTCCGCCGGGTGGCGCGGCAGGGCTGGCAGAAGGCGCTGGAGAACTGCACCAGTGTCGCCTTTTCCCCCAGTTCCGCGCCGAGTTCGGCGGAGTCCAGTCTGTCCGCACCTGCCCGCCCGTCCACTTCCGGCCTCCCCTCAGAGCTCTTCGTAAGAGGTCAGCACCGCGCGCACCTCATACATTCCCGACGGTTCCACGTGACGAGAATCTCGCGCCCCGGGCCTTTCGAGACTGGCGACCGCGACGCGCATGGGGCACGATCGGCCCAATGCCGAAAACCTACGGCTGCGTAACTTCCGCCCGGGAGACCCCTCCCCAGGCGCTGAAGAAGGGTCCTCTCCAGATGGCAGAACTCGTCTATCGGCCGGTCATCGGCGCCGCTCGCACTCTTTTCAAGGCGCTGGACCTGAAGATCGACACTCAGGGTTCGGAGCACATCCCGCGGACCGGGGGCGCGGTGCTGGTGAGCAATCACATCAGCTATCTGGACTTCATCTTCACCGGCCTCGCCGCGCTGCCGCAGAAGCGGCTGGTCCGGTTCATGGCGAAGGAATCCGTTTTCCGGCACAGGATCTCCGGGCCTCTGATGCGCGGCATGAAACACATCCCGGTGGACCGCGAGCAGGGCGAGGACGCGTACGCGCACGCGCTCGCGTCGCTGCGTTCCGGTGAGATCGTGGGTGTGTTCCCCGAGGCGACCATTTCGCAGTCGTTCACGCTGAAGAGTTTCAAGTCCGGCGCGGCGCGGCTGGCGCAGGAGGCGGGCGTTCCGCTGATCCCGATGGCCCTGTGGGGGACCCAGCGGCTGTGGACGAAGGGGCGGCCGCGCAATTTCAGGCGCAGCCACATTCCCGTGACGCTCCGCGTGGGCGAGCCCATGGAGGCACCGACGGACCAGTACGCGGGCGCGATCACCCGACGGCTGCGGGGGCGGATGCAGGAACTTTTGGAGGCGGCGCAGCGCGCCTACCCCGTACGCCCGAAGGACGCCGGCGACACCTGGTGGGTGCCCGCGCACCTCGGCGGTACGGCTCCGACGCCCGCCGAGCTGCGCGGGCGTGCCTGACAAGGGGCCTGAAGCCTGACGGCGGTGGGCCGGGGCGGCGGCCACCCATGGCCGTCAGAGCTCAGCGGGCAGGATCTGCCAGAGGTGCGGGCGGTCCCGGGCGGAGCGCAGGGCGTGCAGCACTCCCGGGTGCGGCGCCGCGTGGAGGCCGGGATGGTCCACCCCGTCGGTGCCCGGGAGCACCGGCCAGGCCAGTCGTTCCCCGTCCAGTGAGAACCGGGCGTCGACGCCCGGCCCGTTGCCTCGTGGGTCCTGCCGGTCCCAGCGGTCACGCCCGGGGAGCCGGACGGCGACGAGTCCGTGCAGCATCGGGCGTTCGCCCTCCTCGGTGCTCGGCCGCTGATAGCAGAGGGCGGTGGGGACGCCCTCGGCGCGCAGCAGCGCGGCGAGGGCGTGCGCCTTGGCGTGGCAGATGCCGGTGCGGGTGGCGAGGACGTCGGAGGCCCGCCAGGTGACCCGGAGGTCGCCCGAGTCCGCGGAGTGCGCGATCGTGTCGCGTACGAACTCGAAGGCGGCTTCGGCGTATGCGTATGCGTCCCCGGCATCCGCTGCCAGGCGGGCGGCGGTCCTCCGCACCAGCGGGTGTTCATGGTCGATGGCCTCGTCGGCCGCGAGATAGGGCGCGAGACCGGGGGCGCGCTGAATCAGTTCCATGACCGCCCAGCGTAGGTGTGCGCGCGAGCCGGTGCAATGATTTTCCGGTCGAGCGCATACCTATGCACTTTGGAGTGTCAGGCGGCCGGGCTGTCAGGCGGCCATTTCTTCCTTGAGCGCCTGGACGAACGCGTCGACGTCGTCCTCCGTGGTGTCGAAGGCGCACATCCAGCGGACGTCCCCGGCCTTCTCGTCCCAGAAGTAGAAGCGGAAGCGCTTCTGGAGACGTTCGCCGACCGCGTGCGGCAGCCGCGCGAAGACCGCGTTGGCCTGAACGGGGTGAAGGATCTCCACCCCGTCCACCGCGCGTACGCCCTCGGCGAGCCGCTGCGCCATGGCGTTGGCGTGACGGGCGTTGCGCAGCCAGAGGTCACGCGCCAGCAGTGCCTCCAACTGCACGGACACGAAGCGCATCTTGGAGGCGAGCTGCATCGAGAGCTTGCGCAGATGCTTCATCGCCCGCACGGCGTCCGGGTCGAGCACGACGACGGCCTCACCGAAGAGCGCCCCGTTCTTGGTGCCGCCGAAGGAGAGGACGTCGACGCCGGCCGCGTTGGTGAAGGCGCGCATCGGTACGTCCAGCGACGCGGCGGCGTTGGCCACCCTCGCCCCGTCGAGATGGACCTTCATGCCATGCCCGTGGGCGTGCTCGCAGATGGCGCGGATCTCGTCGGGGGTGTAGACGGTGCCCAGCTCGGTGTTCTGTGTGATCGACACGATCTGCGGCATGGCGCGGTGCTCGTCGTCCCAGCCGTACGCCTCCCGGTCGATGAGTTCGGGGGTGAGCTTGCCGTCCGGGGTGGGCACGGTCAGCAGTTTGAGGCCGCCCACGCGTTCCGGGGCGCCGCCCTCGTCGACATGGACGTGTGCGGAGTCGGCACAGATCACGGCGCCCCAGCGGTCGGTGAGCGCCTGGAGGGCGACGACGTTCGCGCCGGTTCCGTTGAAGACGGGGAACGCCTCGGCCGTGGGGCCGAAATGGCTGTGCATGACTCGCTGGAGGTGTCCGGTGTAGTCGTCCTCGCCGTACGCGACCTGATGACCGCCGTTGGCCAGGGCGAGGGCGGCCAGGATCTCCGGGTGGGCCCCCGCGTAGTTGTCGCTGGCGAATCCTCGTACCAGCGGGTCATGGTGACGCCGCGCGTCGGTCCTCAGGGTTGCGGGGTCAGCCACAGGCGCTTTCCGTTCACTTCCGGGGCGGGCCGCTCCCAGACGCCGGCGATGGCATCGGCCAGATCCCGGACGTCGGTGAAACCCGCGAACTTCGCATGGGGGCGCTCGGCGCGCATCGCGTCGTGCACCAGTGCCTTGACGACCAGGATCGCAGCCGCGGTCCTCGGCCCGTCCTCGCCCCCCGCCTTGCGGAAGGCGTCGGCGAGGGCCAGCGTCCACGCCTCGGCCGCGGCCTTGGAGGCCGCGTAGGCGGCGTTGCCCGCGGTGGGCCTGCTCGCGCCGGCGGCGCTGATCAGCAGATAGCGGCCCCGGTCGCTGCGCTGGAGGGCTTCCTGGAAGGCGAGCGAGGTGGCCTGGACGGTGCGGATCAGCAGCTTCTCCAGGAGGTCCCAGTCCGCGAGGTCGGTCTCGGCGAACGTGGCGCTGCCGCGCCAACCGCCGACGAGATGGACCATGCCGTCGATCCCGCCGAACTCCTGCTCGGTCTTCTCCGCCCACTCCCGGGCGGCGCCGATGTCGAGCAGGTCGACGGTGTCGCCGGTCACCGTGGCGCCGCCGTGCGCGTACCGGGCGGCGTCGACGGCCTCGGCGAGACGGGCGGCGTCGGCGTCGGACGCGACCACGGTCGCGCCCGCCTCGGCCAGTCTGAGCAGGGTGGCCCGGCCGGCCGCTCCGGCCGCTCCGGCCACGGCGATCACCGCGCCT from the Streptomyces sp. AM 4-1-1 genome contains:
- a CDS encoding flavin reductase family protein, translated to MTASPDLGARTASPDLLRSVFRQHAAGVAVITAAGDHPVGFTATSLNSVAADPPLISFGVGVSSSSWPVLAEAEHVGVHILGEHQRELATTFARSGADRFGPSTDWHEGPHGVPVLAGVPAWLVCQVVARVPAGDHRIVIARAVIGDPSGGGRPLLYHQGRFNALRD
- a CDS encoding thioredoxin family protein, with product MDGRAGADRLDSAELGAELGEKATLVQFSSAFCQPCRATRRTLTEVAGMVDGVAHVEIDAEAHLTLVRKLGISGTPTVLVLDATGLIVRRAAGQPRTADVVAALGRVM
- a CDS encoding lysophospholipid acyltransferase family protein, whose translation is MAELVYRPVIGAARTLFKALDLKIDTQGSEHIPRTGGAVLVSNHISYLDFIFTGLAALPQKRLVRFMAKESVFRHRISGPLMRGMKHIPVDREQGEDAYAHALASLRSGEIVGVFPEATISQSFTLKSFKSGAARLAQEAGVPLIPMALWGTQRLWTKGRPRNFRRSHIPVTLRVGEPMEAPTDQYAGAITRRLRGRMQELLEAAQRAYPVRPKDAGDTWWVPAHLGGTAPTPAELRGRA
- a CDS encoding transglutaminase domain-containing protein; translated protein: MELIQRAPGLAPYLAADEAIDHEHPLVRRTAARLAADAGDAYAYAEAAFEFVRDTIAHSADSGDLRVTWRASDVLATRTGICHAKAHALAALLRAEGVPTALCYQRPSTEEGERPMLHGLVAVRLPGRDRWDRQDPRGNGPGVDARFSLDGERLAWPVLPGTDGVDHPGLHAAPHPGVLHALRSARDRPHLWQILPAEL
- a CDS encoding low specificity L-threonine aldolase gives rise to the protein MRTDARRHHDPLVRGFASDNYAGAHPEILAALALANGGHQVAYGEDDYTGHLQRVMHSHFGPTAEAFPVFNGTGANVVALQALTDRWGAVICADSAHVHVDEGGAPERVGGLKLLTVPTPDGKLTPELIDREAYGWDDEHRAMPQIVSITQNTELGTVYTPDEIRAICEHAHGHGMKVHLDGARVANAAASLDVPMRAFTNAAGVDVLSFGGTKNGALFGEAVVVLDPDAVRAMKHLRKLSMQLASKMRFVSVQLEALLARDLWLRNARHANAMAQRLAEGVRAVDGVEILHPVQANAVFARLPHAVGERLQKRFRFYFWDEKAGDVRWMCAFDTTEDDVDAFVQALKEEMAA
- a CDS encoding SDR family NAD(P)-dependent oxidoreductase — protein: MNGDDRPDVSGTLEGAVIAVAGAAGAAGRATLLRLAEAGATVVASDADAARLAEAVDAARYAHGGATVTGDTVDLLDIGAAREWAEKTEQEFGGIDGMVHLVGGWRGSATFAETDLADWDLLEKLLIRTVQATSLAFQEALQRSDRGRYLLISAAGASRPTAGNAAYAASKAAAEAWTLALADAFRKAGGEDGPRTAAAILVVKALVHDAMRAERPHAKFAGFTDVRDLADAIAGVWERPAPEVNGKRLWLTPQP